Genomic segment of Deinococcus planocerae:
CGGATGGGGGTGGGCGGGCATACCCGATGGTAAGGGGAGGCTCAGCGCTCGCCGACCGTGAGGGTCACGTCGGTTTCCTCGCCGCCGCGCAAGACGCGGGCGGTGACGGTCTGCCCGGCGAGGTCCCGGACGCGCTCCAGCAGCTCGCGCGGGTGGCGCACGCCCTCGTCGCCGAGCGCGAGGAGGATGTCGCCC
This window contains:
- a CDS encoding PDZ domain-containing protein, which codes for RGPGGRGRWERGGPRGRLGLTVVQVEDGSPAQGAGLRVGDILLALGDEGVRHPRELLERVRDLAGQTVTARVLRGGEETDVTLTVGER